Proteins encoded in a region of the Oscillospiraceae bacterium MB24-C1 genome:
- a CDS encoding RraA family protein translates to MSNYKPLPELIDNELVARAAAFGTAQLCDGMKSLGIERDGCMDYNIMPITPGVKMAGTACTVETQDGDNFPIHVAIYQGKPGYVMVIDGKSYYDRAYMGDLMGGAAKAIGLEGIVVDGCIRDRIGLTEMGLNIFSRGYMQRGPSKKGPGKINEPVCCGGVTVNPGDLVVGDCDGVTVVPRDRIEEVLALAAKKDDYEQKRREAISEYTRCREAGFPLPDLTPDWVKAML, encoded by the coding sequence ATGAGTAATTATAAACCTTTACCTGAGTTGATTGACAATGAACTTGTGGCACGCGCCGCCGCATTTGGTACAGCTCAGCTTTGCGACGGAATGAAGAGCCTGGGAATAGAGCGCGACGGCTGCATGGATTATAATATCATGCCGATTACGCCAGGTGTGAAAATGGCAGGAACTGCCTGCACAGTTGAAACGCAAGACGGGGACAACTTTCCGATACATGTCGCCATCTATCAGGGCAAGCCCGGCTACGTCATGGTTATCGACGGCAAATCCTACTATGACCGCGCTTACATGGGCGATCTAATGGGCGGTGCCGCCAAGGCAATTGGACTTGAAGGCATTGTAGTGGATGGCTGCATCCGCGACCGGATTGGGCTGACCGAAATGGGTCTCAATATTTTTTCACGGGGTTATATGCAGCGTGGCCCCTCGAAAAAAGGCCCCGGCAAAATTAACGAACCGGTATGCTGCGGCGGCGTTACGGTCAACCCGGGTGATCTTGTGGTCGGTGATTGCGACGGGGTAACGGTTGTACCGCGCGACCGAATTGAGGAAGTCTTGGCACTTGCCGCAAAGAAGGATGATTACGAGCAAAAACGCCGCGAAGCGATATCGGAGTATACCCGTTGCCGCGAGGCCGGTTTTCCACTGCCGGATCTGACCCCTGATTGGGTTAAGGCAATGCTGTAA
- a CDS encoding tripartite tricarboxylate transporter permease, which yields MVLQGLINVSSPVTLLLIIVGTTWGLTAGALPGLSASMAVILMLPFTYGMGAIQSVVVLVAVYVGAMCGGSISAILLKTPGTPSSVATTFDGYPMAMRGDAPRAIGLSITASSVGGICSGLVMVTCAPLLAQWALKFQSAEFFALSLLGLSCIASIGSDQPVKALLSACLGLLISTVGLDSISGAQRYTFNQQFLMNGIDYIPVMIGAYALAEVYRNILLNKKTQANTTSEAANNAAVGGSLVPTLVLGIPGGTVAAILLAAFTMHGLIPGPLLLRNQPDMLYSILFGMIVSSLLLFVVGIFVARQFSRIVTLPYPFLATIIMILGLLGSYSLRNSIYDVMIMFGFSFLGFMFDKYGYSTSSFILGIVLGAIAENGLRKQMIVSGGSWTGFFTRPISLIVLIISVISFLTPLIRAKRKVKSN from the coding sequence ATGGTTTTACAAGGTTTGATTAATGTATCTTCTCCTGTGACACTGCTACTCATCATAGTGGGAACCACCTGGGGTCTTACCGCGGGCGCATTGCCCGGCCTGAGCGCCTCCATGGCGGTTATTCTCATGCTGCCCTTTACTTATGGCATGGGGGCTATTCAAAGTGTCGTCGTACTGGTTGCCGTTTATGTGGGCGCCATGTGTGGCGGCTCCATCTCCGCCATACTACTCAAGACACCAGGAACGCCCAGTTCGGTTGCAACCACTTTTGACGGCTATCCGATGGCTATGCGCGGCGATGCCCCGCGTGCAATCGGTCTTTCGATCACCGCTTCTTCGGTGGGGGGCATCTGTTCAGGCCTTGTCATGGTAACCTGTGCGCCGCTACTGGCACAGTGGGCATTAAAGTTTCAAAGCGCAGAATTTTTCGCACTTTCACTGCTTGGGTTAAGCTGCATTGCAAGCATTGGCTCTGATCAACCGGTTAAAGCGCTGCTCTCAGCATGTCTTGGGCTGCTAATTTCCACCGTCGGTCTGGATTCTATCTCCGGCGCCCAGCGCTACACCTTCAATCAACAGTTTTTGATGAACGGTATCGACTACATTCCAGTCATGATTGGTGCTTACGCCCTGGCAGAGGTCTATCGCAACATCTTGCTCAACAAAAAGACACAGGCAAATACAACATCCGAAGCTGCAAACAATGCCGCTGTGGGCGGTTCGCTGGTTCCGACGCTGGTGCTTGGCATTCCGGGCGGTACAGTCGCTGCCATTTTGCTGGCTGCATTCACTATGCACGGTCTGATTCCTGGGCCGCTGCTGCTGAGGAACCAACCCGATATGCTCTACAGCATTTTATTCGGTATGATTGTATCATCACTGCTGCTGTTTGTGGTGGGCATTTTTGTAGCGCGTCAGTTTTCTCGCATCGTCACACTGCCTTATCCGTTTTTGGCCACCATTATTATGATACTTGGCCTACTTGGCTCCTATTCGTTGCGAAATAGCATCTATGATGTGATGATTATGTTCGGCTTCAGTTTCCTTGGTTTTATGTTTGATAAGTACGGTTATTCAACGTCTTCGTTTATACTGGGTATCGTACTGGGCGCAATTGCTGAAAATGGATTAAGAAAGCAGATGATCGTTTCTGGCGGCAGCTGGACCGGTTTCTTCACGCGGCCGATTTCTCTCATTGTATTAATCATTAGCGTGATATCCTTTCTGACGCCTCTTATTCGCGCAAAACGTAAGGTTAAAAGTAATTAG
- a CDS encoding PIG-L deacetylase family protein yields the protein MFDENQNVLVVSGHAADFVWRAGGTIAKYIAHGAKVKIIVLSFGVRGESNDLWNQPDQTAEKVKAIRRTEATAAAACLGVTDVEFWDYDDYYMDLDDKDKIDRMATLIREFNPHHIITHGEKDLLNPDHDAVNRFVFKSSVLAISNGVQLGDTKTSKQTRIFGFEPHQPEICDFKPEVIIDITETMEAKKAAMNCYKAQGHLIEYYTVRAFVRGNHARRLSGNKSYKFAEAFNRRFPYVGEWLV from the coding sequence ATGTTTGATGAAAACCAAAATGTGCTTGTCGTAAGTGGACATGCCGCAGACTTTGTCTGGCGTGCAGGGGGCACCATCGCCAAGTACATCGCACATGGCGCAAAGGTCAAGATCATTGTGCTCAGCTTTGGCGTCAGAGGCGAATCGAACGATCTTTGGAATCAACCAGACCAGACAGCAGAAAAGGTCAAGGCTATTCGCCGTACCGAGGCCACCGCCGCTGCCGCGTGCCTGGGTGTTACCGATGTTGAGTTTTGGGACTATGACGATTATTATATGGATCTGGACGACAAGGATAAAATTGATCGGATGGCAACGCTCATTCGAGAATTTAATCCGCATCATATCATCACCCACGGTGAAAAGGACCTCCTGAATCCTGATCATGACGCGGTTAATCGCTTTGTTTTCAAATCAAGTGTGCTGGCGATATCCAATGGTGTTCAGCTTGGTGACACTAAAACTTCCAAACAAACGCGCATCTTTGGCTTTGAGCCGCACCAGCCCGAAATTTGTGATTTTAAGCCCGAGGTAATTATCGATATCACCGAAACTATGGAAGCCAAAAAAGCCGCTATGAACTGCTACAAAGCGCAGGGGCACCTGATTGAATACTATACCGTTCGCGCGTTTGTGCGTGGAAATCACGCAAGACGCCTGTCGGGCAACAAGAGCTATAAATTTGCCGAAGCTTTTAACAGAAGATTTCCTTATGTCGGCGAATGGCTTGTATAA
- a CDS encoding DUF1932 domain-containing protein — protein MGKPVLGFIGLGEAAFSICSGLTSVSEPTIYAYDVMANSETAGELIHNRAKQANVTLVETLEQLVDKSDVILCATSAKYALSIAKEAAEFLKPGKIYSDMNSASPMVKREIAQAVDATGASFADSAVMEIVPPHKHRVPIAVSGSGAKEFASLLNPLQMNITYINDNAGSSSSMKMFRSIFMKGMTALLTETLLAAYQAGVCDEVMDSITKTLTEKTPEQLANLLINRTAVAAQRRVSEMEDVKATLEAMELPAFATEGTINRLQWFCDLGLKEYFNAISPADYHDVLRAAVELKAKGEK, from the coding sequence ATGGGAAAACCTGTTCTCGGATTTATTGGCCTTGGCGAAGCTGCATTTTCCATCTGCAGCGGGCTCACTTCGGTGTCTGAGCCGACCATATACGCCTATGACGTCATGGCTAACAGTGAAACAGCCGGGGAGCTGATACATAATCGTGCAAAGCAGGCCAATGTTACACTGGTCGAAACGCTTGAGCAGCTCGTCGACAAAAGCGATGTCATTCTTTGCGCAACCAGCGCCAAATATGCGCTTTCTATCGCCAAAGAGGCGGCGGAATTTTTAAAACCTGGAAAAATATATTCCGATATGAATTCTGCTTCGCCCATGGTTAAGCGAGAAATCGCACAGGCTGTTGATGCCACTGGTGCAAGTTTTGCAGATAGTGCCGTTATGGAAATTGTTCCTCCGCACAAACACAGAGTTCCTATTGCCGTAAGCGGAAGCGGCGCAAAAGAATTCGCGTCGTTGCTCAATCCGCTGCAAATGAATATTACATACATCAACGACAATGCGGGCAGCTCTTCTTCAATGAAGATGTTCCGCAGTATCTTTATGAAAGGCATGACCGCATTGCTGACCGAAACATTGCTGGCCGCCTATCAGGCCGGCGTATGTGATGAGGTCATGGATTCAATCACCAAAACGCTTACTGAGAAAACACCGGAACAGCTGGCCAACCTTTTGATAAACCGCACCGCTGTTGCGGCACAACGCAGAGTAAGCGAAATGGAGGACGTAAAGGCAACCTTGGAGGCCATGGAACTGCCGGCTTTCGCAACCGAAGGCACAATAAACCGGTTGCAATGGTTCTGCGACCTGGGCTTAAAGGAATATTTTAACGCTATTTCCCCAGCAGATTACCACGATGTATTGAGAGCAGCAGTAGAACTAAAAGCAAAAGGAGAAAAGTAA
- a CDS encoding tripartite tricarboxylate transporter TctB family protein → MELLFNLFIGCVLLMFLVGGTTISYNTVAADHLGSGGFPMIFATIGLILLAYSTLQTLRSPKAAKEPSGVTFADYKRVGVIVLLLLCYILTIKTLGFAIVTLIFIAGSVTALGYKSYGKTAIFSLLFTAMLIIIFGRVFFIALPRGVGIIKEFSYYLY, encoded by the coding sequence ATGGAACTGCTTTTCAACCTGTTTATCGGCTGCGTGCTGCTAATGTTTCTGGTGGGTGGCACCACGATATCCTATAACACGGTAGCGGCCGATCATCTTGGTTCCGGTGGCTTCCCAATGATATTTGCCACAATTGGGCTGATATTGTTGGCGTATAGCACCCTGCAAACCCTACGTTCGCCCAAAGCCGCCAAGGAGCCCTCAGGCGTGACTTTTGCGGACTACAAACGCGTGGGTGTAATTGTTCTATTGTTGCTGTGTTATATCCTGACCATCAAAACACTGGGATTCGCCATTGTAACATTGATTTTCATTGCCGGAAGCGTTACGGCACTAGGCTATAAATCATATGGAAAAACAGCTATTTTTTCGTTGCTATTTACAGCTATGCTGATTATCATTTTTGGCCGTGTTTTCTTCATTGCGCTACCCCGCGGCGTCGGTATTATCAAAGAATTTAGCTATTATCTGTATTAA
- a CDS encoding tripartite tricarboxylate transporter substrate binding protein, protein MNKKIMAVLLSAMMVFSFAACASSSQPSASSSAETAPSEAVAPKLDYPKRAIEMVVPFGAGGSADMMARNVAQIMGNYIDKPINVVNKAGGGSTTGMIYANEQEADGYTILEITPSLPIIEAQGIAPINFTENFVPIGNFQVDIQSFAINKNNPNFSDLDTMIAYAKAHPDTVKVGGTSPGGLDDYIVRGFSEAAGIQLLYVPYNSAAETKSALLGGEIDIYQDKLISFIQMLQTDEVVPIVTLYDRRLTEVEEMKDVPCTVEKGINFTQGSWRGFAVKKGTPQEIVDYLEELLKKVYDSEEYRKMAENDKSDLIPGYIDAKTYGELWQKELVGYKDIFSK, encoded by the coding sequence ATGAACAAGAAGATTATGGCCGTTCTTTTGTCAGCAATGATGGTTTTCAGCTTTGCCGCTTGTGCAAGCTCATCTCAACCTTCCGCATCTTCCTCGGCAGAAACAGCACCATCCGAAGCGGTGGCTCCTAAACTGGATTACCCCAAGCGTGCGATTGAAATGGTCGTTCCATTTGGCGCTGGCGGCTCTGCCGACATGATGGCCAGAAACGTTGCCCAGATTATGGGGAATTATATTGATAAACCAATTAACGTGGTTAATAAGGCCGGCGGTGGCAGCACCACTGGAATGATCTATGCCAATGAGCAGGAAGCTGATGGATACACCATTCTCGAAATTACGCCTTCGCTGCCCATCATCGAGGCGCAAGGAATCGCACCCATCAACTTTACCGAAAACTTTGTCCCGATCGGGAATTTCCAGGTGGATATACAGTCCTTTGCTATCAACAAGAACAACCCTAACTTCTCAGATCTTGATACCATGATCGCCTATGCCAAAGCGCATCCCGATACCGTTAAGGTAGGCGGTACTTCGCCCGGCGGCCTTGACGATTATATTGTAAGAGGCTTTTCCGAAGCCGCAGGAATCCAGCTTTTATATGTTCCGTATAATTCTGCAGCTGAGACGAAATCTGCGCTGCTCGGTGGCGAAATTGACATTTATCAGGACAAGCTCATCTCTTTCATTCAGATGCTTCAAACCGACGAGGTCGTGCCAATCGTCACCTTATATGATCGCCGCCTGACCGAAGTTGAAGAAATGAAAGATGTTCCCTGCACAGTTGAAAAGGGCATCAACTTCACTCAGGGCTCATGGAGAGGCTTCGCCGTCAAAAAGGGGACCCCACAGGAAATCGTGGACTATCTTGAAGAGCTCTTGAAAAAGGTATACGATTCTGAAGAATATCGCAAGATGGCTGAAAACGACAAGTCCGATCTCATTCCTGGTTACATAGACGCCAAAACTTACGGTGAGCTCTGGCAGAAAGAACTGGTAGGCTACAAGGATATCTTTAGCAAGTAA
- a CDS encoding copper oxidase has translation MVITPNIPDLPYRLQSGFKCFELVAEPVKREILPGLYINGWGYNGSIPGPTIQVYSGDYVNIRVFNHLPEATSVHWHGLDVPNAMDGVPEIEPSPKIEPGGYFDYHFRITNPPGTHMYHAHFAAPVQQMMGLGGAFIVLDRRYESKIQRDYFLMLQEFNVKGLMAGEISPGTYDLNPISHDFNFFTINGRCFPYVTQLDVKKGEGVRIRLGNFGHDAHPIHIHGHQFAVSATDGNTIPVQNRLIKSTINVASGETYDLEFTANNPGNWPFHCHIPHHMSNNMQLSLGGMTTAISYH, from the coding sequence TTGGTTATAACTCCGAACATTCCTGACCTTCCTTACAGACTGCAAAGCGGTTTTAAATGTTTTGAGCTCGTTGCCGAGCCGGTGAAAAGAGAAATACTTCCTGGCCTATACATAAACGGATGGGGATACAATGGAAGTATTCCAGGTCCGACCATCCAGGTTTACTCCGGAGACTATGTGAATATCCGTGTCTTCAATCATCTGCCCGAAGCGACGAGTGTGCACTGGCACGGGCTTGATGTGCCCAATGCGATGGACGGTGTCCCTGAAATTGAACCGTCACCAAAAATCGAACCGGGAGGATATTTTGATTACCATTTCAGAATAACAAATCCTCCGGGTACACATATGTATCATGCGCATTTTGCCGCCCCCGTCCAGCAGATGATGGGGCTGGGCGGAGCATTTATCGTTCTGGACCGCCGCTATGAAAGCAAAATTCAACGCGACTATTTTCTAATGCTTCAAGAATTTAACGTCAAAGGGCTTATGGCGGGAGAAATATCGCCGGGTACATATGACCTCAATCCAATATCACATGACTTCAACTTTTTCACAATTAACGGCCGGTGTTTCCCATATGTAACCCAGCTTGATGTAAAAAAAGGTGAAGGAGTTCGGATAAGGCTTGGCAATTTCGGGCATGACGCGCACCCAATTCATATCCATGGACACCAGTTTGCAGTATCGGCCACCGATGGCAATACCATACCCGTCCAAAACAGGCTTATCAAGAGTACAATCAATGTGGCTTCAGGAGAAACATACGACTTGGAATTCACAGCAAACAATCCGGGAAACTGGCCCTTCCACTGCCACATTCCGCATCACATGTCCAACAATATGCAATTGTCATTGGGCGGGATGACAACGGCCATTTCTTATCACTAA
- the msrB gene encoding peptide-methionine (R)-S-oxide reductase MsrB: MSSEIYLAGGCFWGMEKYLAAINGVQATKVGYANGNTENPTYDEVCHQNTGHSETVYVIYDAKILPLEFLLELYYQAIDPVSYNRQGGDIGAQYRTGIYYVNEEERSVIENSITRLQSRYSKPIAIEVMPLRNFTPAEEYHQNYLNKNPGGYCHIGKDQFEKAAKALVNPADYLVPNIDSLRKKLTPTQYEVTQHSATEPAFQNEFYQTFTPGIYVDVTTGEPLFSSNNKFESGCGWPSFSKPIDPNVIREKSDSSHGMMRTEVRSRAGDAHLGHVFHDGPEELGGLRYCINSASLRFIPKKDMEREGYGYLLSLID, encoded by the coding sequence ATGTCATCAGAAATTTATCTCGCTGGTGGTTGTTTTTGGGGAATGGAAAAATATCTTGCCGCTATCAATGGCGTTCAGGCAACAAAAGTGGGTTATGCCAATGGAAACACTGAGAATCCCACTTATGATGAGGTTTGTCATCAAAACACAGGGCATTCCGAAACGGTATATGTAATCTATGATGCCAAGATTCTTCCGCTTGAATTTCTGCTAGAATTATATTATCAAGCAATTGATCCGGTTTCGTACAACCGTCAAGGTGGCGATATTGGAGCACAATATCGAACCGGTATATACTACGTCAACGAAGAAGAACGCTCAGTGATTGAAAACTCTATTACACGGCTTCAAAGCCGTTATAGCAAGCCTATTGCCATTGAAGTCATGCCGCTTCGCAATTTCACCCCTGCGGAAGAATATCACCAAAATTATCTGAATAAAAATCCGGGAGGATATTGTCATATCGGGAAGGATCAGTTTGAAAAAGCGGCAAAAGCGTTAGTGAATCCTGCCGACTACCTTGTTCCGAATATTGACAGCTTACGCAAAAAGCTGACGCCTACTCAGTATGAGGTTACGCAGCATAGCGCCACCGAACCAGCATTTCAAAACGAATTTTATCAGACCTTTACGCCCGGTATTTATGTAGATGTCACCACAGGGGAACCTTTATTTTCTTCGAATAATAAGTTTGAATCTGGCTGTGGCTGGCCTAGCTTTTCAAAGCCAATTGATCCCAATGTTATTCGCGAGAAATCAGACAGCTCACATGGTATGATGCGCACTGAGGTGAGAAGCCGGGCTGGTGACGCACATTTGGGACATGTGTTTCACGATGGTCCGGAAGAATTGGGTGGGTTGCGTTACTGTATCAATAGTGCATCACTACGGTTCATTCCTAAAAAAGATATGGAGCGCGAAGGATATGGATATCTACTAAGTCTGATAGATTGA
- a CDS encoding DUF6282 family protein, with translation MSNILEGAWDLHVHSAPDVIKRKLTDLEMMQRLIANKMKGYAIKSHISSTTGRAALANQLYPEATAVGTITLNNTVGGINPFAVEMAVRDGAKLVWLPTIDAKNESDHIAANAAHATDKTKVPFFAKLRMELAEKGKLQPPIYILDEKDELIPEMHAVLDIIVEHNIALATGHISVKEAFVVARECHKRGFKKLIITHPNFPSTTFTKEEQKELAKLGAMMEHCFTTPDTGKITWDRAFEEIRYVGVEHCIISTDLGQPAYVYPDEGIIGFANQLLTHGFSEEEVRTMICHNPEYLING, from the coding sequence ATGAGTAATATTCTGGAGGGTGCATGGGACCTGCATGTGCACAGCGCACCTGACGTCATCAAGCGAAAATTGACCGATTTAGAGATGATGCAGCGTTTGATTGCAAACAAAATGAAAGGATATGCCATCAAATCGCATATTTCATCCACCACCGGTCGCGCTGCTTTGGCCAACCAACTTTATCCTGAGGCCACCGCTGTGGGCACCATCACCTTAAACAACACAGTAGGCGGCATCAACCCTTTTGCAGTGGAAATGGCTGTCAGAGATGGGGCCAAACTGGTCTGGTTACCCACCATTGATGCTAAAAATGAAAGCGATCATATTGCCGCCAACGCGGCACATGCAACAGATAAAACCAAAGTGCCATTCTTTGCAAAACTGCGCATGGAGCTCGCCGAAAAAGGGAAGCTTCAGCCACCCATTTACATCTTAGATGAAAAAGATGAACTGATTCCTGAGATGCATGCTGTCCTCGATATTATCGTTGAGCACAACATCGCGCTGGCCACCGGCCACATTAGTGTTAAAGAGGCTTTTGTTGTCGCACGTGAATGTCACAAACGCGGTTTTAAAAAACTGATTATCACACATCCGAATTTTCCTTCCACCACCTTTACCAAGGAAGAGCAAAAGGAGCTGGCGAAGCTCGGTGCCATGATGGAGCACTGCTTCACCACGCCCGACACCGGCAAAATAACCTGGGACCGCGCGTTTGAGGAAATTCGATATGTGGGCGTTGAGCACTGCATCATTTCTACCGATTTAGGCCAACCGGCCTACGTCTATCCGGATGAAGGCATCATAGGCTTTGCAAATCAGCTATTAACCCACGGATTTAGCGAGGAAGAAGTCCGGACCATGATTTGCCACAATCCGGAATATCTCATTAATGGATAA
- a CDS encoding GntR family transcriptional regulator, with protein MVRANEIAYAYIKARILDGTFRPAQRLVEAQLVEDIGVSRNTIKKALMLLSREGLVTIEDNKGATIRSLDLEEVAQYYEIRIALEKIVVQHAAKNITESDLDEMASLLDKMKSLSAVKDFDTYSECNRQFHNIIYVAARKPIIADIIQNIKTQLKRFQIKTMLVPGRADRSLEEHEAILNALRNHDAVVAEKVIVTHVSHVVETITEYKNLFF; from the coding sequence ATGGTACGTGCAAACGAAATTGCATACGCATATATCAAGGCCAGAATTCTGGACGGAACATTTCGCCCTGCTCAGCGGTTGGTAGAAGCGCAGCTTGTCGAGGATATCGGCGTAAGCCGCAACACTATAAAAAAAGCATTGATGCTGCTTTCGCGCGAGGGACTGGTCACGATTGAAGACAACAAAGGGGCAACCATCCGCTCATTAGATTTGGAAGAAGTTGCTCAGTATTATGAAATTCGTATTGCACTAGAAAAAATCGTGGTGCAGCACGCTGCCAAAAACATCACCGAAAGCGATCTTGATGAAATGGCGTCGCTGCTCGATAAAATGAAGTCATTAAGCGCCGTTAAGGACTTTGATACTTACAGCGAGTGTAATCGTCAATTTCACAACATCATATATGTCGCTGCACGCAAACCGATTATCGCAGATATTATACAGAATATAAAAACCCAGCTAAAACGCTTTCAGATTAAAACCATGCTCGTTCCCGGCAGAGCTGACCGCTCGCTGGAAGAGCATGAAGCCATTCTGAATGCTTTGCGCAATCACGACGCAGTCGTGGCAGAAAAGGTGATTGTAACCCATGTTTCACATGTTGTAGAAACCATCACAGAATACAAAAACCTTTTCTTCTGA
- a CDS encoding RraA family protein has product MISIGNRIFTKVERPDPKIVELFRGLPSSNINDEMNRLFCMHDYIRPLNNVPLLGTAITVKAPIGDNLFFHQALDMAQPGDVIVVDGGSGCNRSLAGEIMVRFAAKKGLAGIVVDGCLRDLDGIKVLPIAVYAKGITPQGPFKFGPGEINTPIACGGQVVFPGDILVGDADGIVVIHRQDAEAVANVAIKKKAAEDKTFELMESDFAAYSTKHQSTTKNRFASAGQEVPQFGSYTEMYNI; this is encoded by the coding sequence ATGATAAGTATTGGAAACAGAATCTTTACAAAGGTTGAGCGTCCAGACCCGAAAATAGTCGAGCTGTTTAGAGGTTTGCCCTCTAGCAATATTAATGATGAGATGAACCGTCTGTTCTGCATGCACGACTATATCAGACCTTTAAATAACGTTCCTCTGCTGGGAACCGCCATCACTGTTAAAGCGCCTATTGGTGACAATCTGTTCTTTCATCAGGCGCTGGACATGGCTCAACCGGGCGATGTGATTGTTGTAGATGGTGGCAGCGGCTGTAACCGTTCCCTTGCCGGAGAGATCATGGTCCGGTTTGCTGCCAAGAAGGGGCTGGCCGGTATCGTAGTCGATGGCTGCCTACGTGATCTTGATGGAATCAAAGTGCTTCCGATAGCCGTTTACGCCAAAGGCATCACCCCACAGGGTCCGTTTAAGTTCGGCCCCGGTGAGATTAATACTCCTATCGCCTGCGGTGGCCAGGTTGTCTTCCCAGGAGACATTCTGGTCGGCGATGCCGACGGCATCGTTGTAATCCATCGACAGGATGCCGAGGCGGTTGCCAATGTCGCCATCAAAAAGAAGGCTGCCGAAGACAAGACATTTGAGCTGATGGAGTCGGATTTTGCCGCCTATTCAACAAAGCACCAGAGTACGACCAAAAACCGCTTCGCCAGCGCCGGTCAGGAGGTTCCCCAGTTTGGCAGCTACACCGAAATGTACAATATTTAA
- a CDS encoding NAD(P)-dependent oxidoreductase translates to MSKKIALYGAFSDNMLTALSSKCPKGFETYHVAASGDLSALADADYMVNRGGVVDAKIMDASPRIKWIQKWGVGYDKIDVKAAGERGIPVGICVGGNSIPVAEMTVTLMLDVLRNVIALNAKMKTGEWAREQYSTRSYLLHGKTVGLIGIGNIARKVADIVRNGFEAQVLYYDIVRLDEEQEKFLGVTYTDFDMLLAQSDIISIHVPLLESTKGMISKEKIGLMKPTACIINTSRGGIIDESDLVEALREGRILGAGLDTFTQEPLSKDAELLKLDCVTATPHCAGNTVDNDINMAAICMDCIARYDAFGSREMREIVNREFINFNRIEETK, encoded by the coding sequence ATGAGCAAAAAAATCGCATTATACGGAGCCTTTAGTGACAACATGCTCACGGCATTGAGTAGCAAATGTCCGAAGGGCTTCGAAACCTATCATGTCGCGGCGAGTGGAGATCTCTCCGCTTTGGCGGACGCAGATTATATGGTTAACCGCGGAGGTGTGGTTGATGCCAAGATTATGGACGCCTCTCCCCGTATTAAATGGATTCAAAAATGGGGGGTCGGATATGACAAGATAGATGTCAAGGCCGCCGGAGAACGCGGCATCCCCGTTGGTATTTGTGTCGGCGGTAACAGCATACCGGTTGCCGAGATGACCGTTACCCTGATGCTAGATGTCCTTCGCAATGTGATTGCGCTTAACGCCAAGATGAAGACGGGTGAGTGGGCCAGAGAGCAGTATTCCACCCGCTCCTATCTGCTCCACGGTAAGACGGTGGGTCTTATCGGCATTGGCAACATTGCCCGCAAGGTGGCCGATATCGTGCGTAATGGCTTTGAAGCGCAGGTTCTTTACTATGATATCGTTCGCTTGGACGAGGAACAGGAGAAATTCCTTGGCGTCACCTACACCGATTTTGATATGCTGCTGGCTCAATCCGACATCATCAGCATTCATGTTCCACTACTGGAATCTACCAAAGGGATGATTAGCAAGGAGAAGATTGGGTTGATGAAGCCCACTGCTTGTATCATCAACACTTCACGCGGCGGCATTATTGACGAAAGCGATTTGGTTGAAGCGCTGCGCGAGGGACGAATTCTGGGTGCTGGTCTTGATACCTTTACGCAGGAGCCACTTTCAAAGGATGCCGAGTTGCTCAAACTCGATTGTGTTACCGCCACGCCACACTGTGCTGGCAACACAGTGGACAACGATATCAATATGGCAGCCATCTGCATGGACTGCATCGCACGGTACGACGCTTTCGGCAGTCGTGAGATGCGTGAGATTGTCAACAGGGAGTTTATAAACTTTAATAGAATTGAGGAAACTAAATGA